A DNA window from Candidatus Abawacabacteria bacterium contains the following coding sequences:
- a CDS encoding ribonuclease P protein component has product MLLKKGRRIHMPLFTVVYFPKYFPMARFTVVISNKQVKVAPKRARIKRRVRAMIRKVFFTDTSDFLYDCIFLAKDKILSADWQTIVAQGEKVLFDITHSISPKTD; this is encoded by the coding sequence GTGCTTTTGAAGAAGGGGAGGCGTATCCATATGCCTCTTTTTACAGTTGTCTACTTTCCGAAGTATTTTCCCATGGCACGTTTTACAGTAGTTATTAGCAACAAACAAGTTAAGGTGGCACCGAAACGCGCGAGAATTAAAAGACGAGTTCGTGCTATGATCAGGAAGGTGTTTTTTACTGACACTTCAGATTTTCTTTATGACTGTATTTTTTTGGCCAAAGATAAAATCTTATCTGCTGATTGGCAAACAATTGTGGCCCAAGGCGAAAAAGTTTTGTTCGATATTACTCACAGCATTTCCCCGAAAACTGATTAA
- the rpmH gene encoding 50S ribosomal protein L34 encodes MRQGNATKNRRRKRRHGFLARMATPTGRRVIANRRSIGRARLAV; translated from the coding sequence ATGCGTCAAGGTAATGCAACAAAAAATCGTCGTCGCAAACGCCGTCATGGCTTTCTTGCTCGTATGGCCACACCAACGGGTAGAAGGGTAATTGCTAATCGTCGTAGTATTGGTCGTGCCCGTTTAGCTGTTTAG
- the yidD gene encoding membrane protein insertion efficiency factor YidD, with translation MTVFFWPKIKSYLLIGKQLWPKAKKFCSILLTAFPRKLIKLYQVSLSPDHSTIGKRFFPYGYCKFYPSCSEYAHQSLERYGLFRGLMKALGRLIRCNPWHKGGIDLP, from the coding sequence ATGACTGTATTTTTTTGGCCAAAGATAAAATCTTATCTGCTGATTGGCAAACAATTGTGGCCCAAGGCGAAAAAGTTTTGTTCGATATTACTCACAGCATTTCCCCGAAAACTGATTAAGCTGTATCAAGTTTCCCTTTCTCCAGATCATAGTACTATTGGTAAGAGATTTTTCCCCTATGGCTATTGTAAGTTTTATCCCTCTTGTTCTGAGTATGCGCATCAATCTTTAGAGCGATATGGTTTGTTCCGTGGGTTGATGAAAGCGTTGGGTAGGCTTATTCGCTGCAATCCATGGCATAAGGGAGGAATTGATTTGCCTTGA
- a CDS encoding YidC/Oxa1 family membrane protein insertase, translating into MAFLNTIWDELLFRPIYNLLIWLTSWLPAHDLGLAIIVLTLLIRLVLFLPTYTSLKQQKSLQQLQPKINAVKVKYAKDQQKQAEEVMKLYKEHGVHPCGSCLPILIQLPFLYAVFAVLRDGLNPAFTHYLYAPLANFDLQIINVHFLGLDLTQADKYILPIITGVTQFITMKLTQVQQKEKIQDITPKEKNEPKPMKEIEQATKSMTYLFPVMLAWIATSYPAGLALYWICSTIFGIGQQLILNRRN; encoded by the coding sequence ATGGCCTTTCTCAATACAATATGGGACGAACTACTGTTTCGGCCGATTTATAATTTGCTAATTTGGTTAACTTCATGGTTGCCGGCGCATGATTTGGGTTTAGCTATTATCGTACTTACTTTGTTGATTCGTTTAGTACTTTTTTTGCCTACTTATACCAGCCTCAAACAACAAAAAAGTCTGCAACAATTACAACCAAAAATTAATGCAGTAAAAGTGAAATACGCTAAAGATCAACAAAAGCAAGCTGAGGAAGTGATGAAGTTATATAAAGAACATGGTGTGCATCCCTGTGGTAGTTGTTTGCCAATACTAATTCAGCTGCCTTTCTTATATGCTGTATTTGCTGTGTTACGAGATGGTTTGAATCCTGCTTTTACTCATTATCTTTATGCACCATTAGCTAACTTTGATTTACAAATTATCAATGTTCACTTTCTCGGTTTGGATCTTACGCAAGCTGATAAATATATTTTGCCTATTATCACCGGAGTGACGCAGTTTATTACTATGAAGCTTACTCAAGTCCAACAAAAAGAAAAGATTCAAGACATTACGCCAAAAGAAAAAAATGAGCCGAAACCAATGAAGGAAATAGAACAGGCTACCAAGTCTATGACCTATTTATTTCCGGTAATGTTGGCTTGGATTGCTACTAGTTATCCAGCTGGTTTGGCTTTGTATTGGATATGCTCAACGATATTTGGAATAGGTCAGCAGCTTATTCTTAATCGACGTAATTAA